Proteins encoded by one window of Drosophila melanogaster chromosome X:
- the CG14054 gene encoding uncharacterized protein encodes MASPSRSSQRSLLNAGLQLFTTKLGRTQHTLPLSDLSSLHGVDLHHQNTVPTGMSQQLADVQKRTQFLEERNRQLRNLALDKSDLFESRTAMLCSRAFDISQELFVTRMRINDVENACTELRSRILDVKLRRIQRLRLLCHEIQKLQEALEHQLPPILMHVWHRLCFLWNCVDCLALVSCGARPVFEAESKMDKMDALNLFVAGF; translated from the exons ATGGCCTCACCTAGTCGGAGTTCCCAGCGATCCCTGCTTAACGCAGGCCTCCAATTGTTTACCACAAAGCTGGGTAGGACCCAGCACACG CTTCCGCTGAGTGATTTATCCTCGCTGCATGGTGTCGACCTACATCATCAGAATACTGTACCGACTGGGATGTCCCAGCAGCTGGCGGATGTCCAGAAGCGCACCCAATTTCTTGAGGAGCGGAACCGCCAGCTCAGGAATCTG GCGCTGGATAAATCTGACCTCTTCGAGTCACGAACTGCCATGCTGTGCTCCCGAGCTTTCGACATCAGTCAGGAACTGTTCGTAACCAGGATGAGGATTAACGACGTGGAGAACGCCTGCACTGAACTTCGAAG TCGCATCCTGGACGTAAAGCTGCGACGCATCCAGCGTCTCCGGCTCCTCTGCCACGAGATACAGAAACTGCAAGAAGCACTGGAACACCAGCTGCCCCCGATCCTGATGCACGTCTGGCACAGACTTTGTTTCCTATGGAACTGTGTGGACTGCCTGGCGCTTGTGTCCTGCGGGGCCCGTCCCGTCTTCGAGGCAGAGAGCAAAATGGATAAAATGGATGCCCTCAATCTCTTCGTGGCGGGCTTCTGA
- the CG4199 gene encoding uncharacterized protein, isoform A → MSTEESSPDSEYTSAVPVDCRVTDLKENEMKQVDFDEDTRVLLVKQNDRLLAVGAKCTHYGAPLQTGALGLGRVRCPWHGACFNLENGDIEDFPGLDSLPCYRVEVGNEGQVMLRAKRSDLVNNKRLKNMVRRKPDDQRVFIVVGGGPSGAVAVETIRQEGFTGRLIFVCREDYLPYDRVKISKAMNLEIEQLRFRDEEFYKEYDIELWQGVAAEKLDTAQKELHCSNGYVVKYDKIYLATGCSAFRPPIPGVNLENVRTVRELADTKAILASITPESRVVCLGSSFIALEAAAGLVSKVQSVTVVGRENVPLKAAFGAEIGQRVLQLFEDNKVVMRMESGIAEIVGNEDGKVSEVVLVDDTRLPCDLLILGTGSKLNTQFLAKSGVKVNRNGSVDVTDFLESNVPDVYVGGDIANAHIHGLAHDRVNIGHYQLAQYHGRVAAINMCGGVKKLEAVPFFFTLIFGKGIRYAGHGSYKDVIIDGSMEDFKFVAYFINEADTVTAVASCGRDPIVAQFAELISQGKCLGRGQIEDPATREDWTKKLGQPLPQVR, encoded by the coding sequence ATGTCGACGGAAGAGTCTTCGCCGGATTCGGAGTACACAAGTGCGGTCCCCGTGGACTGCAGAGTTACGGATCTGAAGGAGAACGAAATGAAGCAGGTGGACTTCGATGAGGACACCCGCGTGCTGCTCGTGAAGCAGAACGATCGTCTGCTAGCAGTGGGTGCTAAGTGCACCCATTACGGAGCTCCGCTCCAGACTGGAGCTTTGGGTTTGGGTCGTGTCCGCTGTCCTTGGCACGGCGCTTGCTTTAACCTGGAAAACGGAGACATTGAGGACTTTCCTGGTCTCGATTCCCTGCCATGTTATCGCGTGGAAGTGGGTAACGAGGGACAGGTGATGCTCCGTGCAAAGCGATCGGATCTGGTGAATAACAAGCGACTCAAGAACATGGTCCGACGCAAGCCCGACGATCAGCGAGTGTTCATCGTGGTTGGCGGTGGTCCTTCTGGCGCTGTAGCCGTGGAAACCATCCGACAGGAGGGCTTTACTGGGCGCCTAATCTTTGTGTGCCGCGAAGACTATCTGCCCTACGATCGCGTTAAGATCTCCAAGGCTATGAACCTTGAGATCGAGCAGCTGCGGTTCCGCGACGAGGAGTTCTACAAAGAGTACGATATCGAACTGTGGCAAGGAGTCGCCGCCGAGAAGTTGGATACCGCTCAGAAAGAGCTGCACTGCAGCAATGGCTACGTGGTGAAGTACGATAAAATCTACCTGGCCACAGGCTGCTCCGCCTTCCGGCCGCCTATTCCCGGTGTTAACTTGGAGAACGTCCGCACTGTCCGAGAGTTGGCGGATACAAAGGCGATATTGGCATCGATCACCCCGGAGTCCCGCGTCGTCTGTCTGGGATCGAGCTTTATCGCCTTGGAGGCAGCTGCTGGGTTGGTCTCCAAAGTGCAAAGCGTCACGGTTGTGGGTCGTGAAAACGTCCCACTTAAGGCCGCATTCGGCGCGGAGATTGGTCAGAGGGTGCTCCAGCTGTTCGAGGACAACAAGGTGGTCATGCGCATGGAGAGCGGCATCGCCGAGATCGTTGGCAACGAAGACGGCAAGGTATCAGAGGTGGTGCTGGTAGATGACACGCGTCTGCCTTGCGATCTGCTGATCTTGGGCACTGGCTCCAAGCTCAACACCCAATTTCTGGCCAAGTCGGGCGTGAAGGTAAATCGTAACGGATCCGTGGACGTCACTGATTTCCTGGAGTCCAATGTACCCGATGTGTATGTGGGCGGTGATATAGCAAACGCCCACATTCACGGGCTGGCCCACGATCGCGTGAACATCGGGCATTACCAGCTGGCTCAATACCATGGACGAGTGGCGGCCATCAACATGTGCGGCGGGGTAAAGAAGCTGGAGGCCGTGCCCTTCTTTTTCACCCTCATCTTCGGCAAGGGAATTCGGTATGCCGGGCATGGCTCTTACAAGGATGTGATCATTGACGGCAGCATGGAGGACTTTAAGTTTGTGGCCTACTTCATCAACGAGGCGGATACGGTGACAGCGGTGGCTTCGTGCGGCCGGGATCCGATTGTGGCCCAGTTTGCCGAGCTAATCTCGCAGGGCAAGTGCCTCGGTCGTGGCCAGATCGAAGACCCGGCCACCCGTGAGGACTGGACAAAGAAGCTTGGCCAGCCGTTGCCCCAAGTTCGCTAA
- the CG4199 gene encoding uncharacterized protein, isoform I codes for MGSVNCKEYKTTGSTPKKEKSTGGAVGSYQSKCSNQSPSTTMSTEESSPDSEYTSAVPVDCRVTDLKENEMKQVDFDEDTRVLLVKQNDRLLAVGAKCTHYGAPLQTGALGLGRVRCPWHGACFNLENGDIEDFPGLDSLPCYRVEVGNEGQVMLRAKRSDLVNNKRLKNMVRRKPDDQRVFIVVGGGPSGAVAVETIRQEGFTGRLIFVCREDYLPYDRVKISKAMNLEIEQLRFRDEEFYKEYDIELWQGVAAEKLDTAQKELHCSNGYVVKYDKIYLATGCSAFRPPIPGVNLENVRTVRELADTKAILASITPESRVVCLGSSFIALEAAAGLVSKVQSVTVVGRENVPLKAAFGAEIGQRVLQLFEDNKVVMRMESGIAEIVGNEDGKVSEVVLVDDTRLPCDLLILGTGSKLNTQFLAKSGVKVNRNGSVDVTDFLESNVPDVYVGGDIANAHIHGLAHDRVNIGHYQLAQYHGRVAAINMCGGVKKLEAVPFFFTLIFGKGIRYAGHGSYKDVIIDGSMEDFKFVAYFINEADTVTAVASCGRDPIVAQFAELISQGKCLGRGQIEDPATREDWTKKLGQPLPQVR; via the exons ATGGGTTCCGTCAACTGCAAGGAGTACAAGACCACGGGCAGCACTCCCAAAAAGGAGAAGTCGACAG GTGGTGCCGTGGGTTCCTACCAGTCCAAGTGCAGCAACCAGAGTCCCAGTACAACCATGTCGACGGAAGAGTCTTCGCCGGATTCGGAGTACACAAGTGCGGTCCCCGTGGACTGCAGAGTTACGGATCTGAAGGAGAACGAAATGAAGCAGGTGGACTTCGATGAGGACACCCGCGTGCTGCTCGTGAAGCAGAACGATCGTCTGCTAGCAGTGGGTGCTAAGTGCACCCATTACGGAGCTCCGCTCCAGACTGGAGCTTTGGGTTTGGGTCGTGTCCGCTGTCCTTGGCACGGCGCTTGCTTTAACCTGGAAAACGGAGACATTGAGGACTTTCCTGGTCTCGATTCCCTGCCATGTTATCGCGTGGAAGTGGGTAACGAGGGACAGGTGATGCTCCGTGCAAAGCGATCGGATCTGGTGAATAACAAGCGACTCAAGAACATGGTCCGACGCAAGCCCGACGATCAGCGAGTGTTCATCGTGGTTGGCGGTGGTCCTTCTGGCGCTGTAGCCGTGGAAACCATCCGACAGGAGGGCTTTACTGGGCGCCTAATCTTTGTGTGCCGCGAAGACTATCTGCCCTACGATCGCGTTAAGATCTCCAAGGCTATGAACCTTGAGATCGAGCAGCTGCGGTTCCGCGACGAGGAGTTCTACAAAGAGTACGATATCGAACTGTGGCAAGGAGTCGCCGCCGAGAAGTTGGATACCGCTCAGAAAGAGCTGCACTGCAGCAATGGCTACGTGGTGAAGTACGATAAAATCTACCTGGCCACAGGCTGCTCCGCCTTCCGGCCGCCTATTCCCGGTGTTAACTTGGAGAACGTCCGCACTGTCCGAGAGTTGGCGGATACAAAGGCGATATTGGCATCGATCACCCCGGAGTCCCGCGTCGTCTGTCTGGGATCGAGCTTTATCGCCTTGGAGGCAGCTGCTGGGTTGGTCTCCAAAGTGCAAAGCGTCACGGTTGTGGGTCGTGAAAACGTCCCACTTAAGGCCGCATTCGGCGCGGAGATTGGTCAGAGGGTGCTCCAGCTGTTCGAGGACAACAAGGTGGTCATGCGCATGGAGAGCGGCATCGCCGAGATCGTTGGCAACGAAGACGGCAAGGTATCAGAGGTGGTGCTGGTAGATGACACGCGTCTGCCTTGCGATCTGCTGATCTTGGGCACTGGCTCCAAGCTCAACACCCAATTTCTGGCCAAGTCGGGCGTGAAGGTAAATCGTAACGGATCCGTGGACGTCACTGATTTCCTGGAGTCCAATGTACCCGATGTGTATGTGGGCGGTGATATAGCAAACGCCCACATTCACGGGCTGGCCCACGATCGCGTGAACATCGGGCATTACCAGCTGGCTCAATACCATGGACGAGTGGCGGCCATCAACATGTGCGGCGGGGTAAAGAAGCTGGAGGCCGTGCCCTTCTTTTTCACCCTCATCTTCGGCAAGGGAATTCGGTATGCCGGGCATGGCTCTTACAAGGATGTGATCATTGACGGCAGCATGGAGGACTTTAAGTTTGTGGCCTACTTCATCAACGAGGCGGATACGGTGACAGCGGTGGCTTCGTGCGGCCGGGATCCGATTGTGGCCCAGTTTGCCGAGCTAATCTCGCAGGGCAAGTGCCTCGGTCGTGGCCAGATCGAAGACCCGGCCACCCGTGAGGACTGGACAAAGAAGCTTGGCCAGCCGTTGCCCCAAGTTCGCTAA
- the CG4194 gene encoding uncharacterized protein, which translates to MLRSRSEVFVCLLMILGSVLVRSNLGNPQELELSALRTHKQLLQAEIARLFLEQPLRAETQLLLEDLQLRDHQIGVQIEKLEEISKGETTQRLAINLTADFEHLQHKLDDLKRQLELLDGRFASQGKQLEGHSSEGASPAGPGLGSFLWGPLLTMPEFPQGSVASDQQHNHHQQDHSPDPQQDSSPSIIKRVLDMLRPSIGVSGLRSRWTESAKSAATGLATPKPTHPLSAEELLPQLQEQRRFLDDAITRLELLAVKKGSNKN; encoded by the coding sequence ATGCTTCGCTCGCGTTCAGAAGTCTTTGTGTGTTTGCTTATGATCCTGGGATCAGTTCTGGTCCGTTCGAATCTTGGGAATCCTCAGGAACTGGAGCTAAGTGCGCTGCGCACCCACAAACAGCTATTGCAGGCGGAGATCGCACGTCTTTTTTTAGAGCAGCCGCTTCGAGCGGAAACTCAACTTCTGCTGGAAGATCTACAGCTAAGAGATCATCAAATAGGCGTTCAGATAGAAAAGCTCGAGGAAATCTCCAAGGGCGAGACCACGCAGAGGCTGGCCATCAATCTAACGGCTGACTTTGAACACCTGCAGCATAAATTGGATGATTTGAAACGACAACTTGAGCTGCTCGACGGACGCTTTGCCTCCCAAGGGAAGCAACTGGAAGGACACTCGTCGGAAGGCGCATCGCCGGCTGGCCCCGGATTAGGTTCCTTTTTGTGGGGACCCTTGCTGACCATGCCAGAGTTTCCACAGGGCAGTGTGGCCAGCGACCAGCAACATAACCACCACCAGCAGGATCATTCCCCGGATCCGCAGCAGGATTCCAGTCCCTCTATCATTAAAAGAGTGCTGGACATGCTTAGGCCATCCATAGGAGTATCAGGTCTGCGGAGTCGTTGGACTGAATCCGCAAAATCAGCTGCAACGGGCTTGGCAACACCTAAGCCCACTCACCCACTTAGTGCTGAGGAGCTCCTACCGCAGCTGCAGGAGCAGCGCAGGTTTCTGGACGATGCTATTACGCGACTGGAGCTCTTGGCCGTCAAGAAGGGCTCgaacaaaaactaa
- the Rtca gene encoding RNA 3'-terminal phosphate cyclase, isoform B, producing the protein MDAEKMLEIDGSYLEGGGQALRNALSLSCILGKPVRVVKIRASRPSPGLSHQHLHGLNLLRDITNADVVGNYLLSSTVEFTPRTILDNTYRVETHTAASITLIYQMALPVLLFAGRPSRLIVSGGTNVDFAPPVEYMQEVLLPNLKHFGVSFDLKVQRYGFYPRGQGRCQLDVQPVTKLNSGKLVAFGRIKSVSGVAYCAGRLPVNIAIDMQQTAQREIHRLWPSQQCSIEPIKHSRQKAFHNGAGILMTVNTTSDVVLGASALGKKRIDGHVLGSEASCQLGDYMRKQVCVDDYMQDQLIIYMALAVGRSTMRTGKLTNHTRTAINVAEQMTGVKFDVAMEPGGQMLVSCKGLGHVNKLI; encoded by the coding sequence ATGGACGCGGAAAAAATGTTGGAGATCGACGGCTCCTACTTGGAGGGCGGCGGGCAGGCCCTGCGCAACGCCCTCAGCCTCAGCTGCATTTTGGGTAAACCGGTGCGCGTGGTAAAGATCCGGGCCAGCCGCCCGAGTCCTGGGCTCTCGCACCAGCACCTGCATGGGCTGAACCTCCTGCGGGACATAACCAATGCGGACGTGGTGGGAAACTACTTGCTCTCCTCCACAGTGGAGTTCACGCCGCGCACCATTTTGGACAACACGTATCGCGTGGAAACGCACACGGCGGCCAGCATTACTCTGATTTATCAGATGGCGCTCCCAGTACTTCTCTTTGCCGGACGCCCGTCCCGCCTGATCGTATCCGGGGGCACGAACGTCGACTTTGCGCCTCCGGTGGAATACATGCAGGAGGTGCTGCTGCCCAACCTAAAACACTTCGGGGTTAGTTTCGACCTGAAGGTGCAGCGGTACGGCTTCTATCCACGCGGCCAAGGCAGATGCCAGTTGGACGTGCAACCCGTGACCAAGCTGAATTCCGGAAAATTAGTGGCTTTCGGCCGCATCAAATCGGTCAGCGGAGTGGCCTACTGCGCCGGCCGCTTGCCGGTAAATATTGCTATTGACATGCAACAGACGGCTCAACGCGAGATACATCGTTTGTGGCCGTCCCAGCAGTGCAGCATCGAGCCGATTAAGCATTCACGCCAGAAGGCATTCCACAACGGAGCCGGCATCCTGATGACTGTCAACACGACCTCCGACGTTGTCCTAGGTGCTTCTGCATTGGGCAAAAAGAGGATCGACGGACACGTTCTCGGCTCAGAGGCGTCGTGCCAACTGGGCGACTACATGCGCAAACAGGTCTGCGTTGATGATTACATGCAGGACCAGCTCATCATCTACATGGCCCTGGCCGTGGGCCGCTCAACGATGCGCACAGGCAAGCTGACCAATCACACGCGCACCGCCATCAATGTAGCCGAGCAAATGACAGGGGTCAAGTTCGATGTGGCGATGGAGCCCGGCGGCCAGATGCTAGTCAGCTGCAAGGGCTTGGGACATGTGAACAAGTTGATTTAA
- the CG4045 gene encoding uncharacterized protein — translation MVATGGQAQDQGQNQEPDVLNPTSAVTGLPQKRYYRQRAHSNPIADHSFDYPARPEDVDWRSMYPGIQQGQQVSFADIGCGYGGFLVTLGEMFPEKLSIGMEIRVKVSDYVVDRIAALRRRCADTGAYQNIACLRTNAMKYLPNYFVKGQLEKMFFLYPDPHFKRAKHKWRIINQALLSEYAYILRKGGLLYTMTDVEDLHKWIVTHMEEHPLYERLTEEEANADPITPKLYQSSEEGAKVVRNKGDHFLAIFRRL, via the exons ATGGTGGCCACCGGTGGACAGGCTCAGGATCAGGGCCAGAACCAGGAGCCGGATGTGCTAAACCCCACGTCGGCGGTGACGGGGTTGCCACAAAAGCGCTACTACCGCCAGCGTGCGCACTCGAATCCCATTGCGGACCACAGCTTCGACTA TCCTGCTCGCCCGGAAGATGTGGACTGGCGCTCCATGTACCCAGGCATTCAGCAGGGCCAGCAGGTAAGTTTTGCGGACATAGGCTGCGGCTATGGCGGCTTTCTCGTCACCCTGGGGGAGATGTTCCCCGAGAAGCTGTCCATCGGCATGGAAATCCGCGTCAAGGTGTCGGACTACGTGGTGGACCGGATTGCGGCACTGCGTCGACGATGCGCGGATACGGGTGCATACCAGAACATTGCCTGCTTACGCACCAACGCCATGAAGTATCTGCCCAACTACTTCGTAAAGGGCCAGCTGGAGAAGATGTTCTTCCTCTACCCGGACCCACATTTCAAGCGCGCCAAGCACAAGTGGCGTATTATCAACCAGGCTCTACTCTCCGAATATGCCTATATCCTCAGGAAGGGG GGTCTGTTGTACACCATGACGGACGTTGAGGACTTGCACAAGTGGATAGTGACACATATGGAGGAGCATCCGCTGTACGAGCGTCTTACCGAAGAGGAGGCC AATGCTGATCCCATCACCCCGAAGCTGTACCAAAGCAGCGAGGAGGGCGCTAAGGTGGTTCGAAACAAGGGCGATCATTTTCTGGCCATTTTCCGGCGCCTTTAG
- the CG4025 gene encoding uncharacterized protein: MSQVYLLPVLTFLIFQVTFLGTYIFAVLEGHVVPTVPYISDAATYSPESCVFGQLINIGSVLLGITIYVRYRQVLQLYEHHPDLDGSVLRQNRLALWFGLVSCLGISFVGNFQETNVRIVHFIGAFCCFGCGTLYFWMQALISYLIFPMSGTRINAHLRLGMSVVCTILFILLAVTGVMSHILFKGQNPRKWYPSDGGWYFHVVSSISEWVIATVFSFFILSFTNEFRDVSLSHPQIALMSYSTTI; the protein is encoded by the exons ATGTCACAGGTTTACTTGCTGCCGGTGCTCACGTTCCTGATATTCCAGGTCACCTTTCTTGGCAC GTACATCTTCGCCGTGCTGGAGGGGCATGTGGTGCCCACGGTTCCCTACATCAGCGATGCGGCCACCTACTCGCCGGAAAGCTGTGTGTTCGGGCAGCTTATCAACATAGGCAGCGTTCTGC TTGGAATTACCATCTACGTACGCTACCGTCAGGTGCTGCAGCTTTATGAACACCATCCGGATTTGGACGGGTCGGTGCTGCGCCAGAACCGACTAGCCTTGTGGTTCGGACTGGTGTCCTGCCTGGGCATTAGCTTCGTGGGCAACTTTCAGGAGACGAACGTGCGGATTGTCCACTTCATCGGAGCCTTCTGCTGCTTCGGCTGCGGCACCTTGTACTTTTGGATGCAGGCGCTCATCTCGTATCTGATCTTCCCCATGTCGGGTACCCGCATTAACGCTCACTTGCGGCTGGGCATGTCCGTTGTCTGCACGATCCTGTTCATCCTGCTGGCGGTCACCGGCGTGATGTCGCACATCCTCTTCAAAGGACAGAATCCTCGAAAGTG GTATCCCTCGGACGGCGGCTGGTACTTCCACGTGGTCAGCTCTATTTCAGAGTGGGTCATCGCCACCGTCTTCAGCTTCTTTATCCTCTCCTTCACGAATGAGTTCCGCGACGTGTCGCTGTCGCATCCCCAGATTGCCCTGATGTCCTATTCGACCACCATCTAG